The following proteins come from a genomic window of Streptomyces sp. Sge12:
- the cydB gene encoding cytochrome d ubiquinol oxidase subunit II, whose product MQLHDVWFVLIAVLWTGYFFLEGFDFGVGVLTKLLARDRTEKRVLINTIGPVWDGNEVWLLTAGGATFAAFPEWYATLFSGFYLPLLIILVCLIIRGVAFEYRHKRSEDRWQTNWEHAIFWTSLIPAFLWGVAFANIVRGVKIDENMEYVGSFLDLLNVYSILGGLVTLTLFTFHGAVFTSLKTVGDIRDRSRKLATRLGVVTAVLALVFLIWTQVSRGDGTSLIAMVVAVLALVAALGFNLAGREGWSFALSGVTIAAAVAMLFLTLFPNVMPSSLNDAWNLTVTNASSSPYTLKIMTWCAAVATPLVLLYQGWTYWVFRKRIGTQHIVDVH is encoded by the coding sequence ATGCAACTCCACGATGTCTGGTTCGTACTCATCGCCGTCCTGTGGACCGGCTACTTCTTCCTGGAGGGCTTCGACTTCGGAGTCGGCGTACTCACCAAGCTGCTCGCCCGCGACCGTACGGAGAAGCGGGTCCTGATCAACACGATCGGGCCCGTGTGGGACGGCAACGAGGTCTGGCTGCTCACCGCGGGCGGAGCCACCTTCGCCGCCTTCCCCGAGTGGTACGCCACCCTCTTCTCGGGCTTCTACCTGCCGCTGCTGATCATCCTGGTCTGCCTCATCATTCGTGGCGTCGCCTTCGAGTACCGCCACAAGCGCTCCGAGGACCGCTGGCAGACCAACTGGGAACACGCGATCTTCTGGACCTCGCTGATCCCCGCGTTCCTGTGGGGTGTCGCCTTCGCCAACATCGTGCGCGGCGTCAAGATCGACGAGAACATGGAGTACGTCGGCAGCTTCCTCGACCTGCTGAACGTCTACTCGATCCTCGGCGGACTGGTCACCCTCACCCTGTTCACCTTCCACGGCGCGGTCTTCACCTCGCTCAAGACCGTCGGTGACATCCGGGACCGCTCGCGGAAGCTGGCGACCCGGCTGGGTGTCGTCACCGCCGTCCTGGCCCTGGTCTTCCTGATCTGGACCCAGGTCTCGCGCGGCGACGGCACGAGCCTGATCGCGATGGTCGTCGCGGTGCTGGCGCTGGTGGCGGCACTCGGCTTCAACCTGGCCGGGCGCGAGGGCTGGTCGTTCGCACTCTCCGGGGTCACCATCGCGGCGGCCGTCGCGATGCTCTTCCTCACGCTCTTCCCGAACGTCATGCCGTCCTCGCTGAACGACGCCTGGAACCTCACGGTCACCAACGCCTCGTCCAGCCCTTACACCCTGAAGATCATGACCTGGTGTGCGGCCGTGGCCACCCCGCTCGTCCTGCTCTACCAGGGCTGGACGTACTGGGTGTTCCGCAAGCGGATCGGGACGCAGCACATCGTCGACGTGCACTGA
- a CDS encoding LacI family DNA-binding transcriptional regulator, with protein sequence MTAAGKHQVSRTETTRRAAGRQGRAGIRDVAAAAGVSITTVSDALNGKGRLPDATRRHVREVADRLGYRPSAAARTLRTGKSGLIGLTVTTYGDEPFTFTEFAYFAEMARAATSAALARGYALVILPATSRHDVWSNVALDGTVVIDPSDHDPVVTELVRQGLPVVSDGRPAGSLPVTAWVDNDHEAAVLGLLDHLAAAGARRIGLLTGTTTDTYTRLSTTAYLNWCERVGQDPVYESYPAHDPCAGAVAADRLLARPDRPDAVYGLFDPNGTDLLAAARRYGLRVPEDLLLVCCSESTVYANTEPPITTLSLKPRRIGTAVVQLLIDAIEGVDTGRPVEQVVPTELIIRTSSQRRQPRTTVSPPRSPAQD encoded by the coding sequence ATGACAGCAGCAGGGAAGCATCAGGTGAGCCGGACCGAGACCACCCGGCGGGCCGCCGGCCGACAGGGCCGGGCAGGCATCAGGGACGTGGCCGCCGCGGCGGGCGTCTCCATCACAACCGTCTCCGACGCGCTCAATGGCAAGGGACGGCTGCCCGACGCCACCCGCCGCCACGTTCGCGAGGTGGCCGACCGCCTGGGCTACCGCCCGTCGGCCGCCGCCCGCACCCTCCGTACCGGCAAGTCCGGCCTCATCGGCCTGACCGTGACCACGTACGGGGATGAACCTTTCACCTTCACCGAATTCGCCTACTTCGCCGAGATGGCCAGGGCCGCCACCTCCGCCGCGCTCGCCCGCGGCTACGCCCTGGTCATCCTCCCCGCCACCTCCCGCCACGACGTGTGGTCCAACGTCGCCCTCGACGGCACCGTCGTCATCGACCCCTCCGACCACGATCCCGTCGTCACCGAACTGGTCCGCCAAGGCCTGCCCGTGGTCTCCGACGGCCGCCCCGCAGGCTCCCTCCCCGTCACCGCCTGGGTCGACAACGACCACGAGGCCGCCGTACTCGGCCTCCTCGACCACCTCGCCGCCGCCGGCGCCCGCCGGATCGGGCTGCTGACCGGGACCACCACCGACACCTACACCCGGCTCTCCACCACCGCCTACCTGAACTGGTGCGAGCGCGTCGGCCAAGACCCCGTCTACGAGTCCTACCCCGCCCACGACCCCTGCGCGGGCGCCGTGGCCGCCGACCGGCTCCTCGCCCGCCCCGACCGACCCGACGCGGTCTACGGGCTCTTCGACCCCAACGGCACCGATCTGCTCGCCGCCGCCCGGCGCTACGGCCTGCGCGTCCCCGAGGACCTGCTGCTCGTGTGCTGCAGCGAGTCCACCGTCTACGCCAACACCGAACCGCCCATCACCACCCTGTCCCTCAAACCGCGCCGCATCGGCACCGCCGTGGTGCAGCTGCTCATCGACGCGATCGAGGGAGTGGACACCGGGCGACCCGTCGAACAGGTCGTCCCGACCGAGCTCATCATCCGTACGTCGTCGCAGCGCAGGCAGCCACGCACGACCGTCAGCCCGCCCCGTTCTCCGGCACAGGACTGA
- the thiC gene encoding phosphomethylpyrimidine synthase ThiC: MTIQDARTPAVSQDADGTERQPGWHKGYLAGSRPDLRVPVRQVHLTNGKDVTLYDTSGPYTDPQIETDVRRGLAPLRENWIISRGDTEEYAGRPVRPEDDGIKHTSPRGGLKNLDAVFPGRPRQPRRGRGGAAVTQLAYARRGEITPEMEYVAIRENVSPEVVREEIAAGRAVLPANVNHPEIEPMIIGKRFLVKVNANIGNSAVTSSIEEEVDKMTWATKWGADTVMDLSTGRNIHTTREWVLRNSPVPIGTVPLYQALEKVDGRAEDLTWEIYKDTVIEQAEQGVDYMTVHAGVLLPYVPLTARRKTGIVSRGGSIMAAWCLAHHKENFLYTNFEELCEILATYDVTYSLGDGLRPGSIADANDAAQFAELKTLGELNMIAKRHNVQTMIEGPGHVPMHKIKENIDLQQEICEEAPFYTLGPLTTDVAPAYDHITSGIGAAMIAWWGTAMLCYVTPKEHLGLPNRDDVKTGVITYKIAAHAADLAKGHPGAQEWDDALSDARFEFRWEDQFNLALDPDTAREFHDETLPAEPAKTAHFCSMCGPKFCSMKISQDIRREHGGDLKAEEIRAGMAEKSAEFAASGSRVYLPLAD, translated from the coding sequence ATGACCATTCAGGATGCACGCACGCCTGCCGTCAGCCAGGACGCCGACGGGACCGAGCGCCAGCCCGGCTGGCACAAGGGATACCTGGCGGGCTCCCGGCCCGACCTCCGGGTGCCGGTCCGCCAGGTCCACCTCACCAACGGCAAGGACGTGACGCTCTACGACACGTCCGGCCCGTACACCGACCCGCAGATCGAGACCGACGTCCGCCGCGGCCTCGCGCCGCTCCGCGAGAACTGGATCATCAGCCGCGGTGACACCGAGGAGTACGCGGGCCGCCCCGTGCGCCCCGAGGACGACGGCATCAAGCACACCTCGCCGCGCGGCGGCCTCAAGAACCTCGACGCCGTCTTCCCCGGCCGCCCCCGGCAGCCCCGCCGCGGCCGGGGCGGCGCCGCCGTCACGCAGCTCGCGTACGCCCGCCGCGGTGAGATCACCCCGGAGATGGAGTACGTCGCGATCCGCGAGAACGTCTCCCCCGAGGTCGTCCGCGAGGAGATTGCCGCAGGTCGCGCGGTACTTCCGGCGAACGTGAACCACCCCGAGATCGAGCCGATGATCATCGGTAAGCGCTTCCTGGTGAAGGTCAACGCCAACATCGGGAACTCCGCGGTCACCTCCTCCATCGAGGAGGAGGTCGACAAGATGACCTGGGCGACCAAGTGGGGCGCCGACACGGTCATGGACCTCTCGACCGGCCGCAACATCCACACCACCCGCGAGTGGGTGCTGCGCAACTCCCCCGTCCCGATCGGCACCGTGCCGCTCTACCAGGCGCTGGAGAAGGTCGACGGCCGCGCCGAGGACCTGACCTGGGAGATCTACAAGGACACGGTCATCGAGCAGGCCGAGCAGGGCGTCGACTACATGACGGTCCACGCCGGCGTGCTGCTGCCCTACGTGCCGCTGACCGCCCGTCGCAAGACCGGCATCGTCTCGCGCGGCGGCTCGATCATGGCCGCGTGGTGCCTGGCGCACCACAAGGAGAACTTCCTCTACACGAACTTCGAGGAGCTCTGCGAGATCCTCGCGACGTACGACGTCACGTACTCCCTCGGCGACGGCCTGCGCCCCGGCTCGATCGCGGACGCCAACGACGCGGCCCAGTTCGCCGAGCTGAAGACGCTGGGCGAGCTGAACATGATCGCCAAGCGGCACAACGTCCAGACGATGATCGAGGGCCCGGGCCACGTCCCGATGCACAAGATCAAGGAGAACATCGACCTCCAGCAGGAGATCTGCGAGGAGGCGCCGTTCTACACGCTCGGCCCGCTGACCACGGACGTCGCGCCCGCGTACGACCACATCACCTCGGGCATCGGCGCCGCGATGATCGCCTGGTGGGGCACCGCGATGCTCTGCTACGTCACGCCCAAGGAGCACCTGGGCCTGCCCAACCGCGACGACGTCAAGACCGGCGTCATCACGTACAAGATCGCGGCGCACGCCGCGGACCTGGCCAAGGGCCACCCGGGCGCCCAGGAGTGGGACGACGCCCTGTCCGACGCGCGGTTCGAGTTCCGCTGGGAGGACCAGTTCAACCTGGCCCTCGACCCGGACACGGCCCGCGAGTTCCACGACGAGACCCTCCCGGCCGAGCCGGCCAAGACCGCGCACTTCTGCTCCATGTGCGGCCCGAAGTTCTGCTCGATGAAGATCTCGCAGGACATCCGCCGTGAGCACGGTGGCGACCTGAAGGCCGAGGAGATCCGGGCGGGCATGGCCGAGAAGTCCGCCGAGTTCGCGGCTTCGGGCAGCCGCGTCTACCTGCCGCTCGCCGACTGA
- a CDS encoding SsgA family sporulation/cell division regulator: protein MRESVQAEVMMSFLVSEELSFRIPVELRYDARDPYAVRLTFHLPGDAPVTWAFGRELLLDGINKPCGDGDVHIAPTHPEDLSDVHIRLQVGGDRALFRASAAPLVAFLDRTDRIVPLGQERNLGDFEENLDEALVKILAESHQNEQNAG, encoded by the coding sequence ATGCGCGAGTCGGTACAGGCAGAGGTCATGATGAGCTTCCTCGTTTCCGAGGAGCTCTCGTTCCGGATTCCGGTGGAACTCCGGTACGACGCACGCGACCCCTACGCAGTCCGCCTGACCTTCCACCTTCCCGGAGATGCGCCCGTGACCTGGGCGTTCGGCCGGGAACTTCTCCTCGACGGCATCAACAAGCCATGCGGTGACGGCGATGTGCACATCGCCCCCACCCACCCCGAAGATCTTTCCGACGTCCACATCCGACTCCAGGTCGGCGGCGACCGGGCCCTGTTCCGGGCCAGCGCGGCTCCGCTCGTCGCGTTCCTCGACCGCACCGACCGGATCGTTCCGCTCGGACAGGAGCGCAACCTGGGCGACTTCGAGGAGAACCTCGACGAGGCCCTCGTCAAGATCCTTGCTGAATCGCACCAGAACGAGCAGAACGCCGGCTGA
- a CDS encoding cyclophilin-like fold protein: MQIRISWPAGQLTATLEETPTSKALAEALPISASANTWGEEVYFDTGVSVALEDDARQVVDPGTVAFWTEGDALALPYGPTPISRGGESRLASPCNVLGSFDGDPRLLSTVRDGDPVRVELA; this comes from the coding sequence ATGCAGATACGAATCTCGTGGCCCGCGGGCCAGCTCACCGCAACCCTCGAAGAGACCCCGACCAGCAAGGCGCTGGCCGAGGCCCTTCCGATTTCCGCCTCCGCCAACACCTGGGGCGAGGAGGTCTACTTCGACACCGGCGTCTCCGTCGCCCTGGAGGACGACGCACGGCAGGTCGTCGATCCGGGCACGGTCGCGTTCTGGACCGAGGGCGACGCTCTGGCGCTGCCCTACGGCCCCACTCCCATCTCACGCGGGGGCGAGAGCCGCCTGGCGAGCCCGTGCAACGTACTGGGCTCCTTCGACGGCGACCCCCGCCTGCTGTCCACCGTCCGCGACGGCGATCCCGTCCGCGTGGAACTCGCCTGA
- the hisC gene encoding histidinol-phosphate transaminase: protein MSEKSPKLRAELDGIPTYKPGKPAAAGGPVAYKLSSNENPYPPLSGVLETAVAAAGNFNRYPDMACTGLVNELAERFGVPVEHIATGTGSVGVAQSLIQATAGPGDEVIYAWRSFEAYPILTQIAGATSVQVPLTDGDVHDLDAMAAAITDRTRLIFVCNPNNPTGTAVRRAELERFLDQVPSDVLVVLDEAYREFVRDTDVPDGIELYRRRPNVAVLRTFSKAYGLAGLRVGFAVAHEPVAAALRKTAMPFGVSQLAQDAAVASLRAEDELMGRVGALVSERTRVHETLVAQGWTVPDTQANFVWMRLGERTAEFAQACEKAGVVVRPFAGEGLRVTIGETEANDLFLHTAEAFFKEL, encoded by the coding sequence GTGAGCGAGAAGAGCCCGAAGCTGCGCGCCGAGCTGGACGGCATTCCGACATACAAGCCCGGCAAGCCGGCTGCTGCCGGAGGGCCGGTCGCGTACAAGCTGTCCTCGAACGAGAACCCGTACCCGCCGCTGTCGGGCGTGCTGGAGACCGCGGTCGCGGCCGCCGGGAACTTCAACCGGTACCCCGACATGGCCTGCACCGGCCTTGTGAACGAGCTCGCGGAGCGCTTCGGAGTGCCGGTCGAGCACATCGCCACGGGCACCGGCTCGGTCGGTGTGGCCCAGTCGCTGATCCAGGCGACGGCCGGCCCCGGCGACGAGGTGATCTACGCCTGGCGCTCCTTCGAGGCGTACCCGATCCTCACGCAGATCGCGGGCGCGACCTCCGTGCAGGTTCCGCTGACCGACGGCGACGTGCACGACCTCGACGCGATGGCCGCCGCGATCACCGACCGGACCCGGCTGATCTTCGTCTGCAACCCGAACAACCCCACCGGCACGGCCGTGCGCCGCGCCGAGCTGGAGCGCTTCCTGGACCAGGTGCCCTCGGACGTCCTGGTGGTCCTGGACGAGGCCTACCGCGAGTTCGTCCGCGACACGGACGTACCGGACGGCATCGAGCTCTACCGCCGGCGCCCGAACGTCGCCGTGCTGCGCACCTTCTCCAAGGCGTACGGGCTCGCCGGTCTGCGGGTCGGCTTCGCGGTGGCCCACGAGCCGGTGGCGGCGGCCCTGCGCAAGACGGCGATGCCCTTCGGTGTCAGCCAGCTCGCGCAGGACGCGGCGGTGGCCTCGCTGCGAGCCGAGGACGAGCTGATGGGCCGCGTCGGGGCGCTGGTGAGCGAGCGCACGCGGGTCCACGAGACGCTGGTCGCCCAGGGCTGGACGGTGCCGGACACGCAGGCGAACTTCGTGTGGATGCGGCTGGGGGAGCGGACCGCCGAGTTCGCGCAGGCCTGCGAGAAGGCCGGTGTGGTGGTCCGGCCCTTCGCGGGCGAGGGCCTGCGGGTCACGATCGGTGAGACCGAGGCGAACGACCTCTTCCTGCACACGGCGGAGGCGTTCTTCAAGGAGCTCTAG
- a CDS encoding metallophosphoesterase, with product MVEGSMTQGAGQGPAMRTDTLRDFRVPVTEPALHAVATGLPDAPPVYGEYPAYYESGAAPSVPPQPGYPPQAPAHQPAAHLPAAPHPAAPQPTAPPQSAAPQPAAPQAPYPDAHAHVRPDVEPAHAMTEAPDEEEPEGYTPTYRDLPVIGRGALGGPGDTVQVQYVPQDQTAGPGPLYVVGDVHGYLDELVTELQAQGLIDAERRWSAGNARLWFLGDFTDRGPDGIGVIDLVMRLSAEAAAAGGYCKALMGNHELLLIGAKRFGDTPVVSGAGTATFQAAWLLNGGQRTDMERLQDVHLQWMSRLDAAVLEEGHLLLHSDTTAYLDYGDSIEDVNDTIHELLNRGDADITWDLFRKFTKRFAFRDEGTGPAAVRELLDTYGGSRVVHGHSPIPYLLGEVGTEDGDESRGPEAVDGPHVYAEGLAIAMDGGVTMAGKLLVVQLPLSD from the coding sequence GTGGTGGAGGGGTCGATGACTCAGGGGGCCGGTCAGGGACCCGCGATGCGGACGGACACGCTGCGGGACTTCCGGGTTCCAGTCACCGAGCCCGCCCTGCATGCCGTAGCCACCGGGCTGCCCGACGCACCGCCCGTCTACGGCGAGTACCCGGCGTACTACGAGAGCGGCGCCGCGCCCAGCGTGCCGCCGCAGCCGGGCTACCCGCCGCAGGCGCCCGCGCACCAGCCGGCCGCACACCTGCCGGCCGCGCCGCACCCGGCCGCGCCGCAGCCGACCGCACCGCCGCAGTCGGCCGCACCGCAGCCCGCCGCGCCGCAGGCCCCGTACCCGGACGCACACGCCCACGTGCGCCCCGACGTCGAACCGGCGCACGCGATGACCGAGGCCCCCGACGAGGAGGAGCCGGAGGGCTACACGCCGACCTACCGGGACCTGCCCGTCATCGGCCGCGGCGCGCTCGGCGGCCCCGGCGACACCGTCCAGGTCCAGTACGTGCCCCAGGACCAGACCGCCGGCCCCGGCCCGCTCTACGTCGTCGGAGACGTCCACGGCTACCTCGACGAGCTCGTCACCGAACTCCAGGCCCAGGGCCTGATCGACGCCGAGCGCCGCTGGTCCGCCGGCAACGCCCGGCTCTGGTTCCTCGGCGACTTCACCGACCGCGGCCCCGACGGCATCGGCGTCATCGACCTCGTCATGCGGCTGTCCGCCGAGGCCGCCGCCGCCGGCGGCTACTGCAAGGCCCTCATGGGCAACCACGAGTTGCTGCTCATCGGCGCCAAGCGGTTCGGCGACACCCCGGTGGTCTCCGGAGCCGGCACCGCCACCTTCCAGGCCGCCTGGCTCCTCAACGGGGGCCAGCGCACCGACATGGAGCGCCTGCAGGACGTCCACCTCCAGTGGATGTCGCGGCTGGACGCGGCCGTCCTGGAGGAGGGCCACCTGCTGCTGCACTCCGACACCACGGCCTACCTCGACTACGGCGACTCGATCGAGGACGTCAACGACACCATCCACGAGCTCCTCAACCGCGGCGACGCCGACATCACCTGGGACCTCTTCCGGAAGTTCACCAAGCGCTTCGCCTTCCGCGACGAGGGCACCGGCCCGGCGGCCGTCCGCGAACTGCTCGACACCTACGGCGGCAGCCGCGTCGTCCACGGGCACAGCCCGATCCCCTACCTGCTCGGCGAGGTGGGCACGGAGGACGGCGACGAGTCCCGCGGCCCCGAGGCCGTGGACGGCCCGCACGTGTACGCGGAAGGGCTCGCCATCGCCATGGACGGCGGCGTGACAATGGCAGGCAAACTGCTTGTCGTACAACTCCCCCTGAGCGACTGA
- a CDS encoding YibE/F family protein, with protein MVTPSPQPPTEPTATHGHNGHDGHEHDGHEHGSPGRSAGHAPGQSGGHSNGHANGPSDGHSGGHPDGHSGGHPGGHSGGHASAGHAHGHGHSHSHGPAAPVSKHLRKVIAAVLIPFAAAVFIGMAVLWPGGAPDHERSGVGFDRQTQQGVVTTLEQVDCKSVNAAQVPTTAAPSTPSGRQAQAEQTGECKKATVEVTSGPDKGRTFVEIVQPGAPRQLEDGQEVVVAYAPDAPRDLQYSVIDVNRKLPMALLAGIFAVAVVVVGRMRGLFALIALVVSFGVLTLFILPAILQGSNPLVVAVIGASAIMLIALYMCHGLTARTSVAVLGTLVSLLLIGLLGSGFIDWAFLSGNTDDNTGLIHGLYPDIDMSGLLLAGVIIGSLGVLDDVTVTQTSAVWELRQADPSMGPRALYRAAIRIGRDHIASVVNTLVLAYAGAALPLLLLFSIANSSMGSVANSELVAEEIVRTLVGSIGLVASVPVTTALAALVVSADRPGSPAGVPATGPVRGRGRRRKR; from the coding sequence CTGGTGACGCCCTCGCCGCAGCCCCCCACCGAGCCCACAGCCACCCATGGCCACAACGGCCACGACGGCCACGAGCACGACGGCCACGAGCACGGGAGCCCCGGACGGTCCGCCGGACACGCGCCGGGGCAGTCCGGCGGTCATTCAAACGGCCATGCAAACGGTCCTTCCGACGGACACTCCGGCGGACACCCCGACGGACACTCCGGCGGACACCCCGGCGGACACTCCGGCGGTCACGCCTCGGCGGGGCATGCCCACGGCCACGGCCACAGCCACAGCCACGGGCCGGCCGCCCCCGTCTCGAAGCACCTGCGCAAGGTCATCGCCGCCGTCCTGATCCCCTTCGCGGCCGCCGTCTTCATCGGCATGGCGGTGCTGTGGCCGGGCGGCGCCCCCGACCACGAGCGCAGCGGGGTGGGCTTCGACCGGCAGACCCAGCAGGGCGTGGTCACCACGCTCGAACAGGTCGACTGCAAGTCCGTGAACGCCGCCCAGGTACCGACGACCGCGGCCCCCTCCACCCCCTCGGGCCGCCAGGCACAGGCCGAGCAGACCGGCGAGTGCAAGAAGGCCACCGTCGAGGTCACCAGCGGCCCGGACAAGGGCCGCACCTTCGTGGAGATCGTCCAGCCGGGTGCGCCGCGCCAGTTGGAGGACGGCCAGGAGGTGGTGGTGGCGTACGCGCCGGACGCCCCGCGGGACCTCCAGTACTCGGTGATCGACGTCAACCGCAAGCTCCCGATGGCGCTGCTGGCCGGCATCTTCGCGGTCGCGGTCGTCGTCGTCGGGCGGATGCGCGGGCTGTTCGCGCTGATCGCGCTGGTGGTCAGCTTCGGCGTGCTGACCCTCTTCATCCTCCCGGCCATCCTGCAGGGCTCGAACCCGCTGGTGGTCGCGGTGATCGGGGCGAGCGCGATCATGCTGATCGCGCTCTACATGTGCCACGGGCTGACCGCCCGTACCTCGGTGGCCGTTCTCGGCACGCTCGTCTCGCTGCTGCTGATCGGGCTGCTCGGTTCGGGCTTCATCGACTGGGCGTTCCTCAGCGGCAACACCGATGACAACACCGGGCTGATCCACGGGCTGTACCCGGACATCGACATGAGCGGTTTGCTGCTCGCAGGTGTGATCATCGGATCGCTGGGCGTGCTCGACGACGTGACGGTCACCCAGACCTCGGCGGTGTGGGAACTGCGCCAGGCGGACCCCTCGATGGGACCGCGGGCCCTCTACCGGGCGGCCATCAGGATCGGCCGCGACCACATCGCATCGGTGGTCAACACGCTGGTGCTGGCCTACGCGGGTGCCGCGCTGCCCCTGCTCCTGCTGTTCTCCATCGCGAACAGCAGCATGGGTTCGGTGGCCAACAGCGAGCTGGTGGCGGAGGAGATCGTACGGACCCTCGTGGGCTCGATCGGGCTGGTGGCCTCGGTCCCCGTGACCACGGCGCTGGCCGCGCTGGTGGTTTCTGCCGACCGACCGGGATCCCCGGCCGGCGTGCCGGCCACGGGGCCGGTCCGCGGCCGGGGCCGGCGGCGCAAGCGCTGA
- a CDS encoding cytochrome ubiquinol oxidase subunit I, whose amino-acid sequence MDLALAPETLARWQFGITTVYHFLFVPLTISLAALTAGLQTAWVRTEKEKYLRATKFWGKLFLINIAMGVVTGIVQEFQFGMNWSDYSRFVGDIFGAPLAFEALIAFFFESTFIGLWIFGWDKLPKKIHLACIWMVSIGTVLSAYFILAANSWMQHPVGYRINEERGRAELTDFWLVLTQNTALTQFFHTITAAFLVGGAFMAGISAYHLARKKHVPVMRSSLRLGLIVMIIAGMGTAISGDLLGKVMYKQQPMKMAAAEALWDGEAPAPFSVFAYGDVDKGHNKVAIEIPGLLSFLANDDFTSFVPGINDVNKAEQEKYGPGDYRPNIPVAYWGFRWMIGFGMASVGVGALGLWLTRKRFLLPAQLRTGEDEVPHLVLFKKPLSRKFTNLYWIVALWTMGFPLIANSWGWIFTEMGRQPWVVYGVLRTRDAVSPHVSQAEVLTSMIGFTLLYAVLAVIEVKLLVKYVKAGPPELTEADLNPPTKIGGDDKNPDRPMAFSY is encoded by the coding sequence GTGGACCTAGCTTTGGCGCCGGAGACTCTGGCGCGATGGCAGTTCGGCATCACCACCGTCTATCACTTCCTCTTCGTGCCTTTGACGATCTCGCTCGCCGCGCTCACGGCCGGCTTGCAGACGGCATGGGTGCGCACTGAGAAGGAGAAGTACCTCAGGGCCACGAAGTTCTGGGGCAAGCTTTTCTTGATCAATATCGCGATGGGTGTCGTCACCGGCATCGTCCAGGAGTTCCAGTTCGGCATGAACTGGTCCGACTACTCGCGATTCGTCGGCGACATCTTCGGGGCTCCCCTCGCCTTCGAGGCGCTGATCGCCTTCTTCTTCGAGTCGACCTTCATCGGCCTGTGGATCTTCGGCTGGGACAAGCTGCCGAAGAAGATCCACCTCGCCTGCATCTGGATGGTGTCCATCGGCACCGTCCTGTCCGCCTATTTCATCCTGGCGGCCAATTCCTGGATGCAGCACCCGGTCGGGTACCGGATCAACGAGGAGCGGGGCCGCGCCGAGCTCACCGACTTCTGGCTCGTCCTGACCCAGAACACCGCGCTCACCCAGTTCTTCCACACCATCACGGCCGCCTTCCTGGTCGGCGGCGCGTTCATGGCGGGGATCTCCGCCTACCACCTGGCGCGCAAGAAGCACGTCCCCGTGATGCGGAGCTCGCTGCGACTCGGCCTGATCGTCATGATCATTGCCGGCATGGGCACGGCGATCAGCGGTGACCTGCTCGGCAAGGTGATGTACAAGCAGCAGCCCATGAAGATGGCCGCCGCGGAAGCGCTGTGGGACGGCGAGGCGCCCGCGCCCTTCTCCGTATTCGCCTACGGCGACGTCGACAAGGGCCACAACAAGGTGGCCATAGAGATTCCCGGCCTGCTCTCGTTCCTGGCCAACGACGACTTCACCTCCTTCGTCCCCGGCATCAACGACGTGAACAAGGCCGAGCAGGAGAAGTACGGTCCCGGCGACTACCGGCCCAATATCCCGGTCGCCTACTGGGGCTTCCGCTGGATGATCGGCTTCGGCATGGCCTCCGTCGGTGTCGGGGCACTGGGGCTGTGGCTGACCCGCAAGCGGTTCCTGCTGCCCGCGCAGCTGCGCACCGGGGAGGACGAGGTCCCGCACCTGGTGCTCTTCAAGAAGCCGCTGAGCCGGAAGTTCACCAACCTGTACTGGATCGTCGCGCTCTGGACGATGGGCTTCCCGCTGATCGCCAACTCCTGGGGCTGGATCTTCACCGAGATGGGCCGCCAGCCCTGGGTGGTCTACGGGGTCCTGCGCACCCGGGACGCGGTCTCGCCGCACGTCTCACAGGCGGAGGTGCTCACCTCGATGATCGGCTTCACGCTGCTGTACGCCGTGCTGGCCGTGATCGAGGTCAAGCTCCTCGTCAAGTACGTCAAGGCCGGACCGCCCGAACTCACCGAGGCAGACCTGAACCCGCCCACCAAGATCGGCGGGGACGACAAGAACCCCGACCGGCCGATGGCCTTCTCGTACTGA